Proteins encoded within one genomic window of Saccharomyces paradoxus chromosome V, complete sequence:
- the LSM5 gene encoding RNA-binding protein LSM5 (Lsm (Like Sm) protein~similar to YER146W) yields MSLPEILPLEVIDKTINQKVLIVLQSNREFEGTLVGFDDFVNVILEDAVEWLINPEDESKNEEVMQHHGRMLLSGNNIAILVPGGKKTPTQAL; encoded by the coding sequence ATGAGTCTACCGGAGATCTTGCCTTTGGAGGTCATAGACAAAACAATTAACCAGAAAGTGCTGATTGTGCTACAATCGAACCGCGAGTTCGAGGGCACACTGGTCGGTTTCGACGATTTCGTCAATGTCATACTAGAGGACGCCGTCGAGTGGCTTATCAACCCTGAGGACGAGAGTAAAAATGAGGAAGTAATGCAGCACCATGGCAGAATGCTTTTGAGCGGCAACAACATCGCCATCCTTGTGCCAGGCGGCAAAAAGACCCCTACGCAGGCGTTATAA
- the SCC4 gene encoding cohesin-loading factor complex subunit SCC4 (Subunit of cohesin loading factor (Scc2p-Scc4p)~similar to YER147C), translating to MENFGEKLSISQIYHLAHEYRDHAYSGANKIGSEEELEQYYSLINMSIRMFQLLKTKCTLSVVEDSKVTFEMVELLIQETYNFDLAELYISSLKERLQTHQNGMDLVEELMRCEFLLLHDLPLMRDSKFHYKIALKNCNEVVQYMASLQGEVYQNWASVFRYVGVMLCIKLKQHRRVKTSFHGLLSQCREKSQWKWFLNLCYVNYLLNERFPIPEEALHELRSTELDTVGPALYAWKLALEMVIQLYKDGNITEHLNEFKKFFDTCKQSLVEDEGKGCVITIMPRMTLKVDLPMIFHYKELKNVLLLLQSVSYIVNCYDEKGNFSRKFLPKVYSTTQKLIKNIAAGDVSMNELDSRIQTYKSILEFCEFYKVWEEILLKGAVVETNSSKLGPSPGYVKLLQAMKIQFEGGGAVEEYTRLAQSGGTSSEVKMISLLNCYTVQAARVSRCPGDKQGELVEQCNKVWLQVEKLLQETDLQFNPIWECTVTVLWLFSHFEPFSWNPLPCSDKQRAEYVSKLREFYSSNKFAAAGGTANDRFKLKKALLLQVLVNYLGGRMLEHDLGEIHAISEKCFDMCRQQGGMRKIQYVVGIWHLMNCTVGMRGKDVALTNAKLEALVKQITSVK from the coding sequence ATGGAAAACTTTGGCGAGAAACTCAGTATTTCACAAATATACCACTTAGCACACGAATACCGCGACCATGCATACTCAGGTGCAAATAAAATCGGTTCCGAGGAAGAGTTGGAACAGTACTATTCTCTCATAAACATGTCTATCCGGATGTTTCAGTTATTGAAGACGAAATGCACGCTTTCAGTGGTGGAGGATAGTAAAGTCACGTTTGAGATGGTGGAGTTGCTAATACAGGAGACGTATAATTTTGACTTAGCAGAGCTTTACATTTCCAGTTTGAAAGAGCGATTGCAGACGCACCAGAACGGCATGGATTTGGTAGAAGAGCTCATGCGTTGCGAGTTTCTGCTATTGCACGATTTGCCGCTGATGAGAGATAGTAAGTTCCACTACAAGATTGCGCTAAAGAACTGTAATGAAGTAGTTCAGTACATGGCAAGCTTGCAAGGTGAAGTCTATCAAAATTGGGCATCCGTATTCCGGTATGTCGGCGTGATGCTTTGTATCAAGCTGAAGCAGCACCGTAGAGTAAAGACGAGTTTTCACGGGTTACTCTCGCAATGTCGGGAGAAATCACAATGGAAGTGGTTTCTAAATCTGTGCTACGTGAATTATTTGCTGAATGAGAGGTTCCCAATTCCCGAGGAGGCTCTGCATGAGCTTAGAAGCACGGAGCTGGACACGGTGGGGCCCGCGCTATATGCGTGGAAGTTGGCATTAGAGATGGTGATCCAGCTTTATAAAGACGGCAACATTACGGAGCATCTGAAcgaattcaaaaagtttttcGATACGTGCAAGCAATCTCTAGTTGAGGATGAAGGTAAGGGGTGCGTGATCACAATCATGCCAAGGATGACGTTGAAAGTAGACCTGCCTATGATTTTCCACTACAAGGAATTGAAGAATGTACTGTTGTTATTGCAAAGCGTCAGCTACATCGTGAATTGTTATGACGAAAAGGGGAACTTCTCGAGGAAGTTCCTGCCTAAAGTGTATTCTACGACCCAGAAACTGATAAAGAACATTGCCGCCGGCGATGTTTCGATGAATGAGCTGGACTCGCGAATCCAGACATACAAAAGCATCCTTGAATTTTGCGAGTTCTACAAAGTGTGGGAAGAAATACTCTTGAAGGGGGCCGTAGTGGAGACTAACTCATCGAAATTAGGGCCCTCGCCAGGCTACGTGAAGCTGCTGCAAGCAATGAAGATTCAGTTTGAAGGCGGCGGCGCCGTGGAAGAGTACACGCGGCTTGCACAATCTGGCGGCACATCTAGCGAAGTGAAGATGATATCGCTTCTGAATTGCTACACGGTGCAGGCGGCAAGAGTGAGCCGGTGTCCTGGGGACAAGCAGGGCGAGCTCGTGGAACAATGCAACAAGGTGTGGCTCCAGGTGGAGAAATTGCTACAAGAAACAGACCTGCAGTTTAACCCCATATGGGAGTGCACAGTAACGGTCCTATGGCTTTTCAGCCATTTTGAGCCGTTCAGCTGGAACCCGCTGCCATGTAGTGACAAGCAGCGCGCCGAATACGTGTCGAAACTCCGCGAGTTCTACTCTAGCAACAAGTTCGCTGCTGCTGGAGGTACTGCGAACGACCGATTCAAATTAAAGAAGGCTCTATTGCTGCAAGTACTAGTGAACTATTTAGGCGGTCGAATGCTCGAACACGATCTGGGTGAGATCCACGCGATCTCAGAAAAGTGTTTCGATATGTGCCGCCAGCAGGGTGGCATGCGTAAGATCCAATACGTAGTCGGAATATGGCATTTGATGAATTGTACGGTGGGGATGCGGGGAAAAGACGTCGCTCTCACAAACGCGAAGCTGGAGGCGCTGGTTAAGCAAATTACCAGTGtcaaataa
- the UBP5 gene encoding putative ubiquitin-specific protease UBP5 (ubiquitin-specific protease~similar to YER144C): MGSEQALSEVDDSSRERYGRLKRLVKKFLDDDDVPQEPLPLLQECAEIWSSYIDACNDITTQAPKEDVNRLSKAFLRLNETAFLYYMIVYTLLEDTLPKLKEFSSNKDNNIRDMYGEKTQLLHNDPNIERIRNVIENYPKLVHLQTIDPGKLSSMLHFHGDTLLLIDVRPRPEFVKAHIKCKNIICIEPASFKDYFTDQQIENVSLITSPKSDIDLFSNRNKFKFIVVYADTQLNNNFQQRQTRILAKILSQHSVIKPLSGTKVLILETGFSNWIRLGGAYQSSVTETVHLTSSSSTPAFGNPHVPVGLFNQKSLSPTKGKSIPMVSMNTQPLLATVQRPQLPLYYPEVPIIPQSRPDRDSSTFQNISPHRSTALSKINSPSVIQSKFNNMEKVSPDIRATQVRAHLTPAFDVFQPRIPPLPQQDLSSSRQTILNNSQVLDLDFIVGLENMGNCCYMNCILQCLVGTHDLVRMFLDNTYLNFINFDSSRGSKGLLAKSFAILVNSMHRHGAFTPPNIRTTPVQTIQFKKICGHINSIFSDSMQQDCQEFCQFLLDGLHEDLNQNGGKKHLKQLSEEEERMREKMSIRKASALEWERFLLTDFSAIIDLFQGQYASRLQCQVCEHTSTTYQTFSVLSVPVPRVKTCNILDCFREFTKCERLGVDEQWSCPKCLKKQPSTKQLKITRLPKKLIINLKRFDNQMNKNNVFVQYPYFLDLTPYWARDFNHETIVNEDIPTRGQVPPFRYRLYGVACHSGSLCGGHYTSYVYKGPKKGWYFFDDSLYRPITFNTEFITPNAYVLFYERIF, from the coding sequence ATGGGCTCAGAACAAGCCTTAAGTGAGGTTGATGACTCCTCCAGGGAGCGGTACGGGAGGCTTAAGCGTTTGGTTAAGAAATTccttgatgatgatgacgtGCCACAAGAGCCCCTACCTTTGCTCCAAGAATGCGCAGAAATATGGTCTAGCTATATCGACGCATGCAATGATATAACCACGCAGGCCCCCAAAGAAGACGTTAACCGTTTGTCAAAAGCGTTCCTCCGATTGAATGAAACCGCTTTCCTATATTACATGATCGTATATACGCTCTTGGAGGATACTCTACCGAAATTAAAGGAATTTTCGAGCAACAAGGACAATAACATCAGGGATATGTACGGGGAGAAAACCCAACTTTTGCATAATGACCCAAATATTGAGCGCATTCGAAATGTTATTGAGAACTACCCTAAATTGGTACATTTGCAAACCATAGACCCTGGCAAATTGAGTTCAATGTTGCATTTCCATGGTGACACCCTATTACTTATCGATGTACGTCCCAGACCTGAATTCGTCAAGGCCCATATTAAATGCAAAAACATCATATGCATCGAGCCTGCCTCATTTAAAGATTATTTTACAGatcaacaaattgaaaacgTCTCTTTGATCACCTCACCAAAGTCAGATATCgatctcttttcaaatagaAACAAGTTTAAGTTTATTGTCGTGTATGCTGACACAcaattgaataataatttcCAGCAAAGGCAAACTCGTATCCTTGCAAAAATTCTGTCTCAACATTCTGTCATTAAACCGCTGAGTGGGACGAAAGTTCTCATTTTGGAAACCGGGTTTTCAAACTGGATTAGGTTAGGTGGAGCGTATCAATCATCTGTAACTGAAACAGTCCATCTTACATCCTCCTCTTCGACGCCAGCTTTTGGCAATCCGCACGTACCAGTGGGCTTGTTTAACCAGAAATCTCTCTCTCCAACCAAAGGCAAGAGCATTCCGATGGTGTCCATGAACACCCAGCCTTTGTTAGCAACAGTACAAAGGCCTCAATTACCCTTATACTATCCAGAGGTTCCCATAATACCGCAGTCAAGACCGGATAGAGACTCCTCCAcctttcaaaatattagCCCACATCGATCAACCGCACTCTCAAAAATCAATTCCCCATCAGTCATCCAAAGTAAATTCAACAATATGGAAAAAGTATCTCCAGATATTCGTGCTACGCAGGTTCGTGCCCATTTGACCCCCGCATTTGATGTATTTCAGCCGCGTATCCCGCCTTTACCACAGCAGGATTTGTCTTCATCGAGGCAGACCATTCTTAACAACTCACAAGTGCTTGATCTAGATTTCATCGTGGGGTTGGAGAATATGGGTAATTGTTGTTACATGAACTGTATACTTCAATGTCTGGTTGGGACACACGATTTGGTTCGGATGTTCTTGGATAACAcgtatttgaattttattaattttgATAGTTCGAGAGGTTCCAAGGGATTGCTAGCTAAAAGCTTCGCCATTTTGGTCAATAGTATGCACAGGCACGGTGCATTCACACCCCCTAATATAAGAACAACACCAGTTCAGACTATtcaatttaaaaaaatttgcgGCCACATCAACTCCATTTTCAGTGATTCGATGCAGCAAGATTGTCAAGAATTTTGTCAGTTCTTACTTGATGGATTACATGAGGATTTGAACCAGAATGGCGGCAAAAAGCATCTCAAACAGTTGTCtgaggaggaagaaagaatgagagaaaaaatgtctATACGGAAAGCTAGTGCTCTTGAGTGGGAAAGGTTTTTACTTACCGATTTCAGTGCAATAATTGACCTTTTTCAAGGACAATACGCGTCTAGGCTACAATGCCAAGTTTGTGAACATACTTCGACAACTTATCAAACATTCTCTGTCCTTTCCGTTCCTGTTCCACGTGTTAAAACTTGTAACATATTGGATTGTTTCCGGGAATTTACCAAATGTGAAAGGTTAGGTGTCGATGAACAATGGTCATGTCCTAAGTGCTTGAAAAAGCAGCCTTCCACTAAGCAACTTAAAATTACTAGATTACCTAAGAAATTAATCATtaatttgaaaaggttTGACAATCaaatgaacaaaaacaatGTATTTGTGCAATATCCTTACTTCTTGGATCTTACACCATATTGGGCAAGAGATTTTAACCATGAAACTATTGTAAATGAGGATATTCCCACCAGAGGCCAAGTACCACCATTCAGATACAGACTGTATGGGGTTGCATGCCATTCGGGGAGTTTGTGTGGGGGGCATTATACTTCATACGTTTATAAGGGACCAAAAAAGGGTTGGTACTTCTTCGATGACTCACTTTATCGTCCTATAACGTTTAATACTGAATTTATCACACCCAATGCAtatgttttattttacGAAAGAATCTTTTGA
- the FTR1 gene encoding high-affinity iron permease FTR1 (High affinity iron permease~similar to YER145C), with translation MPNKVFNVAVFFVVFRECLEAVIVISVLLSFLKQAIGEHDQALYRKLRIQVWVGVLLGFIICLAIGAGFIGAYYSLQKDIFGSAEDLWEGIFCMIATIMISMMGIPMLRMNKMQSKWRVKIARSLVEIPHRKRDYFKIGFLSRRYAMFILPFITVLREGLEAVVFVAGAGITTQGSHASAYPLPVVVGLICGGLVGYLLYYGASRSSLQIFLILSTSILYLISAGLFSRGAWYFENYRFNLASGGDASEGGDGNGSYNIRKAVYHVNCCNPELDNGWDIFNALLGWQNTGYLSSMLCYNIYWLVLIIVLSLMIFEERRGHLPFAKNLQLKHLNPGYWIKNKKKQELTEEQKRQLFAKMENINFNEDGEINVQENYELPEQNTSYSSSQNVVTDKEAPHVKAESL, from the coding sequence ATGCCTAACAAAGTTTTTAACGTGGCCGTTTTCTTCGTTGTGTTCAGAGAATGCTTGGAAGCAGTGATTGTTATTTCCGTGTTGCTATCGTTTTTGAAACAGGCAATTGGGGAGCATGACCAGGCTCTGTACCGTAAATTAAGGATTCAGGTGTGGGTTGGTGTCTTACTTGGGTTCATCATTTGTCTGGCCATCGGTGCAGGTTTCATCGGTGCATACTATTCGCTGCAAAAGGATATTTTCGGAAGCGCGGAAGACTTGTGGGAAGGTATCTTTTGTATGATCGCGACGATAATGATCTCGATGATGGGTATTCCTATGTTGAGAATGAACAAGATGCAGAGTAAGTGGAGAGTGAAGATCGCGCGGTCGCTGGTGGAGATTCCTCACCGTAAGAGAGACTATTTCAAGATTGGATTCTTGAGTAGAAGATATGCTATGTTCATTTTGCCGTTTATTACTGTCTTGAGAGAAGGGTTGGAAGCCGTTGTGTTTGTTGCCGGTGCTGGTATTACCACGCAGGGTTCACATGCCTCTGCTTATCCGTTGCCCGTTGTGGTCGGTTTAATCTGTGGTGGTCTTGTTGGGTATTTGCTGTACTACGGTGCTTCCAGATCCTCGCTGCAgattttcttgattctGTCTACCTCGATCTTGTACCTGATCTCCGCTGGTCTTTTCTCCCGTGGTGCGTGGTACTTTGAAAATTACAGATTCAACCTTGCCAGTGGTGGTGATGCTTCCGAAGGTGGTGATGGTAACGGGTCTTACAACATCAGAAAGGCCGTTTATCATGTCAACTGTTGCAACCCGGAATTGGACAATGGGTGGGATATCTTCAACGCCTTGCTTGGATGGCAGAACACCGGGTACTTGTCATCCATGCTTTGTTACAACATCTATTGGTTAGTTCTTATCATTGTGTTGAGTTTGATgatctttgaagaaaggCGTGGTCACTTGCCCTTTGCCAAAAATTTGCAATTGAAACACTTGAACCCAGGATACTGGatcaagaacaagaagaagcaagAGTTGACGGAAGAACAAAAGAGGCAATTGTTTGCCAAGATGGAGAATATTAACTTCAATGAAGATGGGGAAATCAATGTACAAGAGAACTACGAACTGCCCGAGCAAAATACTAGCTATTCTTCATCTCAAAATGTCGTCACAGACAAGGAGGCCCCCCACGTTAAAGCCGAATCTCTTTGA
- the SPI1 gene encoding Spi1p (GPI-anchored cell wall protein involved in weak acid resistance~similar to YER150W) produces the protein MLSNAKFLLSLAMASTALGLVSNSSSSVIVVPSSDATIAGNDTATPAPEPSSTASVFYNSTATTTQYEVVSEFTTYCPEPTTFVTNNATYTVTAPTTLTITNCPCTIEKPTSETSVSSTHDVETNSNGANAKVIPGALGLAGAVMMLL, from the coding sequence ATGTTGTCTAACGCTAAGTTCTTACTATCATTGGCTATGGCCTCTACCGCTCTCGGATTGGTGTCTAATTCTAGCTCCTCTGTGATCGTGGTACCATCGAGCGATGCCACTATTGCAGGTAACGATACCGCTACGCCTGCACCAGAGCCATCATCCACTGCTTCAGTTTTCTACAACTCCACTGCTACTACAACACAGTACGAAGTTGTCAGCGAGTTCACTACGTACTGCCCAGAACCAACAACTTTCGTAACGAATAACGCTACATACACTGTCACTGCCCCAACGACTTTGACAATTACCAACTGTCCTTGCACTATCGAGAAGCCTACATCAGAAACTTCAGTTTCTTCTACACATGATGTGGAGACGAATTCTAATGGGGCCAATGCAAAGGTAATTCCAGGTGCCCTGGGCTTAGCCGGTGCAGTTATGATGCTTTTATGA
- the SPT15 gene encoding TATA-binding protein (TATA-binding protein~similar to YER148W) — protein sequence MADEERLKEFKEANKIVFDPNTRQVWENQNRDGTKPATTFQSEEDIKRAAPESEKDTSATSGIVPTLQNIVATVTLGCRLDLKTVALHARNAEYNPKRFAAVIMRIREPKTTALIFASGKMVVTGAKSEDDSKLASRKYARIIQKIGFAAKFTDFKIQNIVGSCDVKFPIRLEGLAFSHGTFSSYEPELFPGLIYRMVKPKIVLLIFVSGKIVLTGAKQREEIYQAFEAIYPVLSEFRKM from the coding sequence ATGGCCGATGAGGAACGCTTAAAAGAGTTTAAAGAGGCAAACAAGATAGTGTTTGATCCAAATACCAGACAAGTGTGGGAAAACCAGAATCGAGACGGTACAAAACCAGCAACTACTTTCCAAAGTGAAGAGGACATAAAAAGAGCTGCCCCAGAATCTGAAAAAGACACCTCTGCAACATCAGGTATTGTTCCAACACTGCAAAACATTGTGGCCACTGTGACGTTGGGTTGTAGGCTGGATTTGAAAACAGTTGCACTACATGCCCGTAATGCAGAATATAACCCCAAGCGTTTTGCTGCTGTCATCATGCGTATAAGAGAGCCAAAGACTACAGCTTTAATTTTTGCATCTGGGAAAATGGTTGTCACTGGTGCAAAAAGTGAAGATGACTCAAAGCTAGCCAGTAGAAAATATGCAagaattattcaaaaaatcggGTTTGCTGCCAAATTCACAGATTtcaaaatacaaaatattGTCGGTTCGTGTGACGTCAAATTTCCTATACGTCTAGAAGGGTTAGCATTCAGCCATGGTACTTTCTCCTCCTATGAACCGGAACTGTTTCCTGGTTTGATTTATAGAATGGTGAAACCAAAGATTGTGTTgttaatttttgtttcaggGAAAATTGTTCTTACTGGTGCGAAGCAAAGGGAAGAAATCTACCAAGCTTTTGAAGCCATATACCCTGTGCTAAGTGAATTTAGAAAAATGTAA
- the PEA2 gene encoding Pea2p (Coiled-coil 12S polarisome subunit~similar to YER149C) has protein sequence MHKFDLELSRRANPLLFSPERYEEYPLKYDELKQYLLSQNPSHPHHNSRPYTSIDYFDYLLYRSKNDESEIDLDKKLVSEFALYYVQKERMNSDDICPTLKELLKLHPGSSEWYEMMLRVLESINTTGIEQLTKENNNSFPNSKRVRSSTNMGGKDKFNNSANRIDNADNDKNEILQELTSFLMSNSIQKGIDIKPIPLDDPVKFLKNGINSILDTCVSLEKTTSSPPTSPNAAAIQEEDSSKKLEELETAFSDLQLAHNFLTKQFENDRAEYVQDIEKLTRTNRELQDKLLNYHSNLSKTEKKLCDLEQENKELEKTNNKLNSNKHNFSISSPASSPVTWDPSSPSSIGSPTSGSGSRSLSIMTSEFKKVLTSTQRKYEKELSDEREHRYKLERELALLRNAEADTSLALNTDDPPDML, from the coding sequence ATGCATAAGTTTGATTTAGAGCTCTCAAGGAGAGCAAACCCTTTGCTTTTTAGTCCGGAACGATACGAAGAGTATCCATTGAAATACGATGAATTGAAACAGTACCTTCTCTCACAAAACCCCTCCCATCCCCACCATAATAGTAGACCCTACACTTCTATCGACTATTTTGATTATCTTCTGTATAGAAGTAAAAACGATGAGTCAGAAATAGATCTTGATAAAAAGCTAGTATCTGAGTTTGCTTTATATTACGTTCAAAAAGAGCGCATGAACTCTGATGACATATGTCCCACACTTAAGGAGCTTTTAAAGCTACATCCGGGCTCTTCGGAATGGTATGAAATGATGCTGAGAGTGTTGGAATCAATTAACACTACAGGAATTGAACAGCttaccaaagaaaataataacagtTTCCCGAATTCTAAAAGGGTCAGGTCCTCCACCAATATGGGTGGCAAGGACAAATTTAACAACAGTGCTAATCGTATTGACAATGCCGATAACgacaaaaatgaaatactTCAAGAATTAACGTCCTTCTTAATGTCAAACTCGATTCAGAAAGGTATTGATATCAAACCCATACCATTAGATGACCCTGTGAAGTTCCTGAAAAATGGGATAAATTCCATCTTGGACACCTGCGTCAGCTTGGAAAAAACAACGTCTTCACCACCGACTTCACCCAACGCTGCTGCAATTCAAGAGGAAGACTCTTCtaaaaaattagaagaaCTGGAGACGGCATTTAGTGATTTGCAACTGGCACATAATTTCCTGACTAAgcaatttgaaaatgatcGTGCCGAATACGTACAAGACATTGAAAAGCTAACGCGAACCAACAGAGAATTACAAGATAAGTTACTAAATTACCACTCGAATTTAAGtaaaactgaaaagaaattatgcGACTTGGAacaggaaaataaagaacttgaaaaaaccAATAACAAGTTAAATTCAAACAAACATAACTTCAGTATATCATCACCAGCGAGTTCTCCGGTCACTTGGGATCCAAGTTCACCTTCCTCTATAGGAAGTCCCACAAGCGGTTCTGGATCACGTTCACTTTCAATAATGACAAGCGAGTTCAAAAAAGTCCTTACGAGTAcacaaagaaaatatgaaaaagagTTGTCCGATGAGCGAGAGCATAGATATAAGTTAGAAAGGGAGCTAGCCTTGCTGAGAAATGCAGAAGCGGATACCTCACTTGCCCTCAATACAGACGATCCACCAGATATGTTGTGA